In the genome of Quercus robur chromosome 3, dhQueRobu3.1, whole genome shotgun sequence, one region contains:
- the LOC126717743 gene encoding uncharacterized protein LOC126717743 — MATFILFDSEAEKLLNISAKDLLNKSLEEPDEVILPVQIENLKGKQFVFQIQLNNYNLNYGWEFFTIKKLFDSFEETDKAIQLDKMTEVYISDTSNEEHGDCTTFQKLDVQTKVQLTPTSVLKENKRAYSGTTTKQQRKKIQKTL; from the exons ATGGCCACAttcattttatttgattcaGAAGCAGAAAAATTACTCAACATATCAGCCAAAGACCTTTTGAATAAATCTTTAGAG GAGCCCGATGAAGTCATCCTTCCTGTGCAAATAGAAAATCTtaaaggaaaacaatttgttttccaaatacaACTAAATAACTATAATCTCAACTATGGATGGGAATTCTTCACTATCAAGAAACTTTTTGACTCTTTTGAAGAAACTGACAAAGCAATTCAGCTTGATAAAATGACAGAA GTTTACATCAGTGATACTTCAAATGAAGAACATGGTGATTGTACAACATTTCAAAAACTTGATGTTCAAACCAAGGTGCAGCTCACACCAACATCTGtactcaaggaaaacaaaagggcATATTCAGGGACTACTACaaagcaacaaaggaagaagatacaaaaaacactttaa